The nucleotide window CGGAAGCAGAGAACAAAAAGAAAAACACCTGCCAAAATTAGCTTCTGGTGAAATGATAGCATCCTTTTGCCTAACAGAACCTGAGGTTGGCTCAGATGCGGCTTCTCTTAAAACAACTGCAATAAAAGAAGGGGATAATTATATAATAAACGGCACTAAAAGATTTATAACTAATGCACCAGAAGCAGGGCTTTTCACTGTTTTTGCAAGAACTAATCCTGAGGGAAAAAGAGCTAAAGGTGTTTCTGCTTTTGTAATAGAAAGAAACACTAAGGGTATATCAATAGGACCCTATGAGAAAAAAATGGGGATGTGGGGAGGACATGTTTCAGATGTTATATTTGAAAATTGTGTAGTTTCCTCTTCAGCTTTGTTAGGAGAAGAAGGAAAGGGTTTTATCTCTGCAATGAAGATTTTAGAAAGAGCAAGAATACATATGGCTGCAGTCAGTGTTGGTGTAGCTGAAAGGATTATAGATGAATCCCTAAGATATGCTACAAATAGAAAACAATTTGGAAGGCCTATATCAGATTTTCAGATGATTCAGTCTATGATAGCTGAAAGTAAAGCAGAGTGTTATGCTGCCAAATGCATGGTTATTGATGCAGCTAAGAATTATGATGATGGCAAACCTATTACATTAGTTTCTTCTTGCTCTAAGCTTTTTGCTACAGAGATGGTTAATAAAGTGGCAGATAGAGGGGTTCAGATACATGGTGGATATGGTTATATTAGGGATAATGCTGTTGAAAGACTTTATAGAGATGTTAGGCTTTTTAAGCTGTATGAAGGTACAAGTGAGATTCAAAAGATCATAATAGCAAAAAATTTAATCAAATCACTTAGTAATTAACTAAGAGGTAGTTTATATGATAAATAAATGCATTTATGAAACAAAGGAAATAATAAAAGGGATAAAAAGTAGTAGCACAGTTCTTGTAGGTGGATTTGGCGAATGTGCTGTGCCCTTAGAGCTTATCGATGCTTTAATTGAAAGTGATACAACTGATTTAACTATTGCTTCAAATAATGCTGGTGTTGCAGATAGAGGATCAGCAAAATTTTATATGTTAATCCTGAAATAGAAGTAATTTATCATACAGAAAATGGCATGCTTGGCATGGGACCGGCTCCATCAAAAGGAAATGAGGATTTTTATTTGCAGAATGCTAGTAAAGACTTAGTCACAATTGTAAAGGGAGGCTCTTTTTTCGATAGTGCACTTTCTTTTTCTATAATGAGGGGTGGACATTTAGATATGGTTTTTCTAGGTTCTTTTCAAGTTTCTGAAGAGGGTGATATTGCAAATTGGTCCACAGGTGATAAAATGTTAGTACCTTCAGTTGGAGGGGCAATGGATTTAGTTGTGGGGTGTAATGATGTCAGGGTACTCATGAATCATTGCACAAAAGACAATAAACCCAGAATATTAAAGAGATGTAGTTATCCACTAACAGCAAAAAGAGGCGCAAGAAGAATATATACCAACTTATCTGTTATAGATGTAACAAATGAGTGATTATTAGTTAGGGAGATAGTTGAGGAACTAGATTTTAAAAAACTACAAAATCTAACTGAAGCAAATTTAATGCTTGATAAAAATTGGAAAATTTTAAAAGCTCCAAATATTTAATAAATAATTGTAGGAGGAAATTATGAGTGTTGTTACTTATGAAAAACTAAAAGAATTTATTGGTCTTGTAAAGATTAATAGACCAGAGGCATTAAATGCTTTAAATTCAGAGGTTAGAAGCGAGTTATCAAAAACCTTTGATTCACTTGCTGACAACGATGATATAAGAGCGCTTATAATAACAGGAAACGAGAAGGCTTTTGCAGCAGGAGCTGATATAAAGGAGATGATGGATAAAAACCCCGCTGACATATATTTACAAAAAATGGCAAAAGTTTGGGATAGTATTACGAAATATCCAAGGCCTTTAATTGCAGCTGTTAATGGATATGCTCTAGGTGGTGGATGCGAGCTTGCAATGCATGCTGATATTATTGTAGCAGGTGAAAATGCTAAATTTGGTCAACCAGAAATAAGGATTGGAATAATGCCAGGAGCAGGTGGTACGCAGAGACTTCCAAGAGCAATAGGAAGATTTAAGGCTATGAGGTTACTCTTAACAGGAGAGATGATTACAGGTTTACAGGCTTATGAAATGGGGCTTGCAAGCTATTGCGTAAAGGATGAAGAAGTTATGGATAAAGCAGTTGAGGTAGCAAGTAAAATTGCAACAATGCCACCTATTGCTGCAAGTAAGATAAAAGAGGTTGTTAACAAAGGATATGATATAAGTTTAGATGCAGCGTTAGCACTAGAGAGAGAAGCCTTTCAAATGCTATTTTCT belongs to Deferribacterota bacterium and includes:
- a CDS encoding CoA-transferase, which codes for MINKCIYETKEIIKGIKSSSTVLVGGFGECAVPLELIDALIESDTTDLTIASNNAGVADRGSAKFYMLILK
- a CDS encoding acyl-CoA dehydrogenase, encoding GSREQKEKHLPKLASGEMIASFCLTEPEVGSDAASLKTTAIKEGDNYIINGTKRFITNAPEAGLFTVFARTNPEGKRAKGVSAFVIERNTKGISIGPYEKKMGMWGGHVSDVIFENCVVSSSALLGEEGKGFISAMKILERARIHMAAVSVGVAERIIDESLRYATNRKQFGRPISDFQMIQSMIAESKAECYAAKCMVIDAAKNYDDGKPITLVSSCSKLFATEMVNKVADRGVQIHGGYGYIRDNAVERLYRDVRLFKLYEGTSEIQKIIIAKNLIKSLSN
- a CDS encoding enoyl-CoA hydratase-related protein — translated: MSVVTYEKLKEFIGLVKINRPEALNALNSEVRSELSKTFDSLADNDDIRALIITGNEKAFAAGADIKEMMDKNPADIYLQKMAKVWDSITKYPRPLIAAVNGYALGGGCELAMHADIIVAGENAKFGQPEIRIGIMPGAGGTQRLPRAIGRFKAMRLLLTGEMITGLQAYEMGLASYCVKDEEVMDKAVEVASKIATMPPIAASKIKEVVNKGYDISLDAALALEREAFQMLFSTEDKKEGMQAFIEKRKPKYKGK
- a CDS encoding CoA-transferase — protein: MYHTENGMLGMGPAPSKGNEDFYLQNASKDLVTIVKGGSFFDSALSFSIMRGGHLDMVFLGSFQVSEEGDIANWSTGDKMLVPSVGGAMDLVVGCNDVRVLMNHCTKDNKPRILKRCSYPLTAKRGARRIYTNLSVIDVTNE